A portion of the Natronococcus sp. AD-5 genome contains these proteins:
- a CDS encoding DUF502 domain-containing protein: protein MDEVSELIKRWVINGIVLTIPLVVTLLVLLVVVDFVLGVLSPVVTGVAYVWPNEPPTIVIQLTMLLSLFAFFVLIGLVAEYTPGKHLSKRVDATMETIPGVSTLYESVRRASDILVDDETDQFQEVKLVEFPHNGAYVFGFLTANTPTEIEHSADESAMMTLMVPLGPNPTTNGFVMHVPVENVYDVDITVEEAVRSIATLGVSVDGLDETTGNDQSVNLTPRQ, encoded by the coding sequence ATGGATGAGGTTTCGGAACTGATCAAACGGTGGGTTATCAACGGGATCGTCCTCACGATTCCGTTGGTCGTTACTCTGCTCGTGTTGCTGGTCGTCGTCGATTTCGTTCTCGGCGTCCTCTCGCCGGTCGTCACCGGCGTCGCGTACGTGTGGCCCAACGAACCGCCGACGATCGTCATCCAGCTGACGATGCTGCTGTCGCTGTTCGCGTTCTTCGTACTGATCGGACTCGTCGCCGAGTACACGCCGGGAAAGCACCTCTCGAAGCGAGTCGACGCGACGATGGAGACGATTCCGGGGGTGAGCACGCTCTACGAGAGCGTACGACGGGCCAGTGACATCCTGGTCGACGACGAAACGGACCAGTTCCAGGAGGTAAAGCTCGTCGAGTTCCCGCACAACGGTGCGTACGTGTTCGGATTTCTGACGGCGAACACCCCGACGGAAATCGAACACAGCGCGGACGAGAGCGCGATGATGACGCTCATGGTTCCGCTCGGTCCGAATCCGACGACGAACGGGTTCGTCATGCACGTACCGGTCGAGAACGTCTACGACGTCGACATCACCGTCGAGGAGGCCGTTCGCTCGATCGCGACGCTCGGCGTCTCCGTCGACGGACTCGACGAGACGACGGGCAACGACCAGTCAGTGAATCTCACCCCCCGTCAGTGA